One genomic window of Fusarium verticillioides 7600 chromosome 2, whole genome shotgun sequence includes the following:
- a CDS encoding structural maintenance-chromosome 2, producing the protein MRVIEIVIDGFKSYAVRTVISNWDESFNSITGLNGSGKSNILDAICFVLGITNMSTVRAQNLQDLIYKRGQAGVTKASVTIVFNNQDTKKSPIGFEEYANISVTRQIVLGGTSKYLINGHRAQQQTVQNLFQSVQLNINSPNFLIMQGRITKVLNMKAVEILAMIEEAAGTRMFEDRRDKALKTMAKKETKLVELRELLKDEIEPKLEKLRTEKRAFLDFQQTQNDLERLTRVVVAYDYLRYQDSLSQSAADLEGKKQRQRDLEESAARLKSEISHLEEDVKKVRAQRDKELRKGGKASALEEASKKHSNELVRLATILDLKKSSLAEEEEKKVAVEKTVSELEATLQEKTAAFENAKARYDAAKEDLEQQNKDAESKEELLQTLQTGVASKDGQENGYQGQLQDAKNRATTAATEQEQAKIKIAHLEKRIKEEEPRAKKAKEQNADLLHDLEGLKTQAQKLEKELGRLGFEPGQEEQMFKRESELQQTIRNLRQESDKLKRQVANTEFNYADPVPNFDRSKVKGLVAQLFSLDKEHTQAGTALEICAGGRLYNVVVDTEVTGTQLLQRGKLRKRVTIIPLNKIAAFKASAQTIATAQKIAPGKVDLALSLVGYDHEVSAAMEYVFGNTLICADADTAKRVTFDPNVRMRSITLEGDAYDPSGTLSGGSSPNSSGVLVLLQKLNGLTRQLSEAEGALRELQARISKEKAKLDQARRIKQDLDLKSHEIKLAEEQIRGNSSSSIIQEVANMKSTIQELKESISEAKTRQAKATADIKTIEKDMNDFDNNKDAKLVELQKALDKLRAGLGKNAAAVKTLQKELQGAQLDAEQAGVDLSAAREQLQEVEIAIKAQQKDIEDLAKQKAELQETHDTVQAELDDERAKLHQFDDELRALEDATRSKNSRIAEESLEMQKLGHLVEKFHKEQQGAAEKVARLEKEFDWIADEKDKFGRSGTPYDFKNHNIGECKSTLHNLTERFQGMKKKINPKVMNMIDSVEKKEVSLKHMIKTVIRDKRKIEETIVSLDDYKKKALHETWEKVNGDFGNIFSELLPGGSFAKLDPPEGKTISDGLEVKVCLGKVWKQSLTELSGGQRSLVALSLIMALLQFKPAPMYILDEVDAALDLSHTQNIGRLIKTRFKGSQFIVVSLKDGMFQNANRIFRTRFSEGTSMVQGLTPAEMK; encoded by the exons ATGAGGGTTATTGAAATAGTTATTGAC GGCTTTAAGTCTTATGCCGTGCGTACCGTGATCTCAAATTG GGACGAGAGTTTCAATTCGATCACCGGTCTCAACGGCAGTGGGAAGTCAAACATCCTCGATGCGATATGTTTCGTTCTTGGAATTACAAACATGTCAACGGTTCGGGCGCAAAATCTCCAG GACCTGATATATAAGCGCGGTCAAGCTGGTGTCACAAAAGCTAGCGTCACAATCGTATTCAACAAtcaagacaccaagaagtcgCCGATCGGTTTCGAAGAATATGCCAATATTAGTGTTACACGACAGATCGTTCTTGGAGGAACATCCAAGTACCTCATCAACGGCCACCGCGCTCAACAACAGACAGTCCAAAACCTATTCCAGTCGGTGcagctcaacatcaacagccccaACTTCCTCATTATGCAAGGTCGCATCACCAAAGTCCTCAATATGAAGGCTGTAGagatcttggccatgatAGAGGAAGCTGCCGGAACCAGAATGTTCGAGGATCGTCGAGACAAGGCACTCAAGacaatggccaagaaggaaacGAAGCTAGTCGAGCTtcgagagcttctcaaggacgaGATTGAGCCCAAATTGGAGAAACTACGAACTGAAAAGCGTGCTTTCCTGGACTTTCAACAGACTCAAAATGACCTGGAGAGACTGACTCGAGTGGTTGTTGCGTACGATTATCTGCGCTACCAAGACTCTCTAAGCCAATCAGCGGCAGACCTCGAAGGAAAGAAGCAAAGGCAGCGGGATCTGGAGGAGTCAGCAGCTCGACTAAAGAGTGAGATTTCTCatcttgaggaggatgtcaagaaagTGCGAGCTCAACGAGACAAGGAGCTTCGAAAAGGAGGCAAGGCTTCAGCACTGGAGGAGGCATCCAAGAAGCACTCGAATGAGCTTGTGCGACTAGCCACTATTCTCGATCTGAAGAAGTCCAGCTtggcagaggaagaagaaaagaaagtggCTGTTGAAAAGACCGTCTCAGAGTTGGAAGCCACCCTACAGGAGAAGACGGCCGCTTTCGAAAACGCAAAAGCCCGGTACGATGCCGCCAAGGAAGATCTAGAACAGCAAAACAAAGACGCCGAGTCTAAGGAGgaacttcttcaaactctGCAGACAGGTGTAGCCTCCAAGGATGGCCAAGAGAACGGTTACCAGggtcaacttcaagatgcaaaGAATCGTGCAACGACAGCAGCCACAGAGCAAGAGCAAGCAAAGATCAAGATTGCGCATTTGGAAAAGCGtatcaaggaagaagagcctcgtgcgaaaaaggccaaggagcagAACGCCGATCTTCTGCACGATCTTGAAGGCCTGAAGACACAAGCCCAGAAGTTGGAAAAAGAACTTGGCCGTTTGGGCTTCGAACCTGGTCAGGAAGAGCAGATGTTCAAGAGGGAGTCAGAGTTGCAACAAACCATTCGCAATTTGAGGCAAGAATCTGACAAGCTGAAGCGTCAAGTCGCCAACACAGAGTTCAACTACGCGGATCCTGTGCCCAACTTTGACCGTTCTAAGgtcaagggtcttgtcgCCCAATTGTTTTCTCTAGACAAGGAGCACACTCAGGCCGGCACTGCGCTGGAGATCTGCGCTGGAGGACGCCTATACAATGTCGTAGTTGATACTGAGGTGACAGGTACACAGCTGCTACAAAGGGGCAAGCTTCGAAAGCGTGTCACTATCATTCCTCTCAATAAGATCGCTGCCTTCAAAGCTTCGGCACAAACCATCGCTACGGCTCAAAAGATCGCACCTGGCAAGGTTGATCTAGCACTGTCTTTAGTTGGCTACGATCACGAGGTGTCAGCAGCCATGGAGTATGTCTTTGGCAATACTCTGATCTGTGCTGATGCAGATACTGCTAAGAGGGTCACGTTCGACCCGAACGTGCGCATGAGGAGTATCACTCTTGAAGGAGATGCGTACGATCCATCTGGTACACTATCTGGCGGAAGCTCACCAAACTCGAGCGGTGTTCTGGTgcttctccagaagctcaacggccTGACTCGTCAACTGAGCGAAGCCGAAGGTGCTTTGAGAGAGCTCCAAGCCCGCATAtccaaggagaaggccaagctgGATCAAGCTCGCAGAATCAAGCAAGACTtggatctcaagagccaCGAGATCAaacttgctgaggagcagatCAGGGGCAACTCTTCGTCTTCCATCATTCAGGAAGTGGCGAATATGAAGTCAACCATCCAAGAACTCAAAGAGAGCATATCCGAGGCCAAGACTCGACAGGCTAAGGCAACCGCCGATATTAAGAccattgagaaggatatgaaTGACTtcgacaacaacaaggacgCCAAGCTCGTCGAACTGCAGAAGGCACTTGATAAGCTGCGAGCTGGCCTCGGTAAGAACGCGGCCGCCGTAAAGACTCTGCAAAAGGAACTCCAGGGTGCACAGCTTGACGCCGAGCAAGCGGGTGTCGATTTATCTGCTGCTCGAGAACAGTTgcaagaagttgagatcgCCATCAAGGCCCAACAGAAGGACATTGAAGACCTAGCAAAGCAAAAGGCTGAACTTCAGGAGACGCACGACACCGTTcaggctgagcttgatgatgaacgCGCCAAGCTGCATCAATTCGATGACGAGCTTCGAGCTTTGGAAGATGCCACTCGCTCCAAGAACTCACGCATTGCTGAGGAGAGTCTCGAAATGCAGAAGCTTGGTCACCTTGTAGAGAAGTTTCATAAGGAGCAACAAGGTGCTGCCGAAAAGGTCGCCCGACTCGAGAAGGAGTTCGACTGGATTGCGGACGAAAAGGACAAATTTGGTCGCAGCGGAACTCCATATGACTTCAAGAACCACAACATTGGAGAGTGCAAGTCAACATTACACAACTTGACTGAGCGCTTCCagggcatgaagaagaagatcaacccCAAGGTCATGAACATGATCGACagtgttgagaagaaggaggtgTCGCTCAAGCACATGATCAAGACTGTCATCAGGGACAAGCGCAAGATCGAGGAGACGATCGTCAGCTTGGATGactacaagaagaaggcccttCACGAGACATGGGAGAAAGTCAACGGTGACTTTGGTAACATCTTCTCCGAGTTGCTTCCTGGAGGCAGCTTTGCCAAGCTCGATCCTCCCGAGGGCAAGACTATTagcgatggtcttgaggtcaaggtctgTCTTGGCAAAGTATGGAAGCAGAGTTTGACGGAACTGAGTGGTGGACAAAG ATCTCTGGTTGCTCtgtctctcatcatggctctgCTCCAGTTCAAGCCTGCCCCTATGTACATTCTTGACGAAGTTGATGCCGCGCTGGATCTCTCACATACCCAGAACATCGGTCGTCTAATCAAGACACGCTTCAAGGGATCGCagttcatcgtcgtcagTCTGAAAGACGGCATGTTCCAGAACGCGAACCGCATTTTCCGCACTCGCTTCAGCGAAGGCACCAGTATGGTGCAAGGTCTCACGCCAGCAGAAATGAAGTAA
- a CDS encoding riboflavin biosynthesis protein RibD domain-containing protein: protein MSELTFPASSAAMLESRLPPSTIASETSRPFVTLTFATSLDSSLSLAPGVRTRLSGPDSKAMTHYLRSRHDAILIGVSTLLADSPALNCRITGATSQPRPIVIDPHLRWTPSSSDKVLEVSRLGNGLAPFVLTGVSSQDLPAENVALLEQHGGKYIHVPTEIGPNERMRFDWHDVFRALHHAGLSSVMVEGGGQIINSLLDPLYHELVDSVIVTIAPTWLGQGGVVVSPDRLQDSAGTPIPAARLSNVSWHPFGEDVVLCGALHA, encoded by the coding sequence ATGTCGGAGCTCACCTTCCCCGCATCCTCAGCAGCTATGCTAGAGTCCAGACTTCCACCTTCAACAATAGCGTCTGAAACGTCACGACCATTTGTGACACTCACATTTGCAACTTCACTTGATTCATCCCTTTCTCTGGCACCTGGCGTCCGAACTCGACTTTCAGGACCCGACTCAAAAGCAATGACTCACTATCTGCGTTCACGGCATGATGCTATTCTCATCGGCGTTTCGACTCTCTTGGCCGATTCGCCCGCCCTAAATTGTCGTATCACTGGTGCTACAAGTCAGCCTCGGCCCATCGTCATCGATCCTCATCTCCGATGGACTCCTAGCAGCTCCGACAAAGTCCTAGAGGTTTCTCGCCTCGGTAATGGTTTAGCTCCCTTTGTCCTGACTGGTGTGTCTAGCCAGGACTTGCCTGCTGAAAACGTTGCACTACTCGAACAGCATGGCGGAAAGTATATCCATGTCCCGACTGAAATAGGACCCAACGAACGTATGCGCTTTGACTGGCATGATGTATTCAGAGCCTTGCATCATGCAGGCCTCTCCAGTGTCATGGTCGAGGGAGGCGGCCAAATTATCAACTCCTTGCTCGATCCTCTATATCACGAACTAGTTGACTCCGTTATTGTTACTATTGCACCAACTTGGCTTGGTCAAGGCGGCGTTGTCGTGTCGCCAGATCGCCTTCAGGATTCAGCAGGTACTCCAATTCCTGCTGCGCGGCTATCGAATGTTTCATGGCATCCTTTTGGTGAAGACGTTGTCCTGTGTGGCGCGCTGCATGCTTAG
- a CDS encoding ribokinase: MASHASTPHITILGSLNMDLVSYVPHHPLPGETLTSNHFNTSPGGKGANQAVACGKLSRDSDLSNPSAVVSMVGAVGADPYGTLLLDSLRSFGVAVDSVAIRQDQKSGLAIIIVDEPSGQNRIILSPEANHSLQPAEFETLPGPRPDLLIMQLEIPFDTVMQALKAAKRDGVPVLLNPAPAQPLPMDAYDGLAHLVVNETEAAILADCAESELDDLQGLDRIGRVFIDRGVHNVIITLGGRGVYFVNKQGQSALLPATKTNVVDTTAAGDTFVGSYALAVVAAKDGQFNIEAAVAVANRAAALTVARKGAQISIPWKDEL, encoded by the coding sequence ATGGCTTCTCACGCTAGCACTCCACACATCACCATTTTGGGCTCCCTCAACATGGATCTCGTTTCCTATGTCCCACATCATCCCCTTCCTGGTGAAACCCTCACCTCAAACCATTTCAATACTTCGCCAGGCGGTAAGGGCGCTAATCAAGCTGTTGCTTGTGGCAAGCTCTCTCGAGACTCGGACCTGTCCAATCCTTCGGCTGTCGTCTCTATGGTGGGTGCTGTTGGCGCCGATCCTTATGGCACCCTCCTGCTTGATAGCCTGCGCTCCTTTGGCGTTGCTGTCGATTCTGTAGCCATCCGCCAAGACCAGAAGTCTGGCCTAGCTATCATCATTGTGGATGAGCCCTCTGGCCAGAACCGCATTATCTTGTCTCCTGAAGCCAATCACTCTCTTCAGCCTGCTGAGTTTGAGACCCTTCCTGGCCCCCGTCCTGACCTTCTGATCATGCAGCTCGAAATTCCTTTCGATACTGTCATGCAGGCTTTGAAAGCTGCCAAAAGGGATGGTGTTCCTGTCCTTCTCAATCCAGCACCGGCTCAGCCCTTACCTATGGATGCCTACGATGGGCTGGCCCATCTCGTTGTTAATGAGACCGAGGCCGCCATTCTTGCAGACTGTGCTGAGTCtgagcttgatgaccttCAAGGCTTGGACCGCATTGGCCGTGTCTTCATTGATCGCGGAGTCCacaatgtcatcatcaccctcgGAGGTCGTGGTGTCTATTTCGTCAATAAACAAGGCCAGAGCGCATTGCTTCCGGCAACTAAGACGAACGTAGTGGACACCACAGCCGCGGGTGATACTTTTGTTGGTTCTTACGCCCTGGCCGTTGTAGCCGCCAAAGACGGCCAATTTAATATCGAAGCAGCTGTCGCGGTAGCCAATCGAGCTGCTGCCTTGACCGTTGCGCGAAAGGGTGCTCAGATCTCTATCCCCTGGAAAGACGAACTTTAG